A part of Populus alba chromosome 8, ASM523922v2, whole genome shotgun sequence genomic DNA contains:
- the LOC118062437 gene encoding nuclear poly(A) polymerase 3 has translation MEDERSLSLLKLMVNEGLFPSPEEDEKRKIIVEKLKTIVVAWAKKVAWQRCLPKQQIAATSATILTYGSYGLGVHDPESDIDALCVGPFFATIAEDFFIVLHNILKSRPEISEIHCVKDSKVPLMRFTFDGISVDLPYAQLKVLNVPENVDILNLSLLTNIDETSWKSLSGVRANQRILLLVPNLKNFQSMLRCLKLWAKRRGVYGNLNGFLGGVHLAVLAAFVCQNQPNASVIALISNFFSTYAMWPWPTPVMLQDGMLSNVEDVIETRFYMPIRLPCSPYEYCHSNVTKSTFTKIRAEFLRGHSMNRDLLKLKLDFDAGRIFEPFPYSTNYTRFVKIYLSAPDQDELGDWVGWVKSHFRCLLLKLEAVQGFCDPNPMEYADMDVSEPNVVFYWGLNRSRSNFVYIEPVQEDFSRSIYCGYYGIRGKMELSIVQASELPKNARFDSGNGKKMKACWKMLDYNQRRAPAYSQHLPSYFVGYVESNGDTECPSTGV, from the exons ATGGAGGACGAAAGGTCTCTCTCGCTTCTCAAG TTAATGGTTAATGAAGGATTATTCCCATCTCCAGAAGAAGACGAGAAGAGGAAGATTATCGTCGAGAAGCTCAAAACA ATTGTGGTAGCGTGGGCTAAGAAGGTGGCGTGGCAGCGGTGTTTGCCAAAACAACAAATTGCAGCTACATCTGCTACTATATTGACTTATGGATCCTATGGACTTGGA GTTCATGATCCAGAGTCTGATATTGATGCTTTATGTGTCGGTCCTTTCTTCGCCACTATAGCT GAggacttttttattgttttgcacAACATACTTAAGAGCAGGCCTGAAATATCAGAAATCCATTGTGTGAAGGATTCAAAGGTTCCTTTGATGCGGTTTACATTTGATGGGATTTCAGTTGATCTTCCATATGCTCAGCTTAAAGTCTTAAATGTTCCTGAA AACGTGGACATACTCAATCTATCCCTTTTGACTAATATTGATGAGACCAGTTGGAAGAGTTTGTCTGGAGTACGTGCTAACCAACGGATACTGCTGCTTGTTCCAAACCTGAAG AATTTCCAATCCATGCTGCGATGTCTTAAACTGTGGGCAAAACGGCGAGGAGTGTATGGTAAT CTAAATGGGTTTCTGGGAGGAGTGCATTTAGCAGTTCTAGCAGCCTTTGTTTGTCAAAATCAGCCAAACGCCAGTGTAATTGCTTTAATTTCAAACTTCTTCAGTACATATGCGATGTGGCCTTGGCCTACACCTGTTATGCTGCAAGATGGAATGCTATCAAATGTTGAAGATGTGATTGAGACTCGATTCTACATGCCTATTCGTTTGCCATGTAGTCCATATGAGTATTGCCATTCCAATGTCACTAAAAGCACATTCACCAAGATCAGAGCAGAGTTTCTCAGAGGGCATTCTATGAATAGG GATCTTCTGAAGTTAAAGCTGGACTTTGACGCGGGGAGAATTTTTGAGCCTTTCCCATACTCAACGAACTATACACGATTTGTCAAAATCTACCTTTCAGCTCCTGATCAAGATGAGCTAGGAGACTGGGTGGGCTGGGTGAAGTCACACTTCCGCTGTCTACTTCTTAAG CTGGAAGCCGTGCAGGGCTTTTGTGACCCCAACCCCATGGAATATGCTGATATGGATGTATCCGAACCAAATGTTGTTTTCTACTGGGGCCTAAATCGCAGTAGAAGCAATTTCGTGTATATAGAACCTGTTCAGGAGGATTTCTCGAGGAGTATATATTGTGGCTATTATGGCATTCGTGGAAAGATGGAATTATCTATCGTGCAAGCATCTGAACTACCAAAGAATGCTCGGTTTGACAGTGGAAACGGCAAGAAAATGAAAGCATGCTGGAAGATGCTTGACTACAATCAAAGGAGGGCCCCAGCATATTCGCAACATCTGCCAAGCTACTTTGTTGGGTATGTGGAAAGCAATGGAGATACCGAGTGCCCAAGTACTGGGGTCTAA
- the LOC118062438 gene encoding cell wall / vacuolar inhibitor of fructosidase 1 codes for MRTSVSSLSILLLYILLLSSPLPLTQCGDLVDQICKKTPFYDLCVLSLKPNSGADVKSLASKMANLVLSNVTDTLNFIQGLLKEATGTSLERPLADCAELYIPVVKYNLPQAIDALIRGRYGFANYVFSDVSKQADACEKNFSGENESPLTDRNKLISNLCDVAVAIINILQKGF; via the coding sequence ATGAGAACTTCAGTCTCTTCACTGTCCATTCTCCTTCTTTACATCCTCCTCCTCTCGTCTCCTTTACCACTAACCCAATGTGGTGATCTGGTAGACCAGATATGCAAGAAGACACCCTTCTACGACCTTTGTGTCTTGTCTTTAAAACCAAACTCAGGTGCTGATGTTAAATCTCTAGCCTCCAAAATGGCTAATCTCGTTTTGTCCAATGTGACCGATACCCTGAATTTCATCCAAGGCTTACTTAAAGAGGCAACTGGGACATCATTAGAGAGGCCACTGGCTGATTGTGCAGAGTTGTACATACCAGTTGTCAAGTACAATCTTCCTCAAGCCATTGATGCTTTGATTAGAGGAAGGTATGGATTTgccaattatgttttttctgaTGTTTCCAAACAAGCTGATGCTTGTGAAAAAAACTTCTCAGGTGAGAATGAATCACCATTGACTGATAGGAATAAACTTATCAGCAATCTTTGTGATGTCGCGGTAGCCATTATCAATATATTGCAGAAGGGTTTCTGA
- the LOC118062440 gene encoding uncharacterized protein — MAPRDRGFEVDLESGVRNSVEDSCKNAGSGVKTSTKPLLAKVCGAFADGTANGEERVNLCGNVSDSGGGSADHAKLEGEISVDQVEKKMVKKKHKKTSNKKPPRPPRGPSLDAADQKLIKEISELAMLKRARIERMKALKKLKATKPSSNNNLFAMVFTILFCLVILFQGMSSRATSASSMGSPVSSETAGDGLISVQYFGNPSASESNGPGSGYPNFIETIAGSDPPKNPRTVR, encoded by the exons ATGGCTCCAAGAGATAGAGGTTTTGAGGTTGATCTTGAAAGTGGGGTGAGAAATAGTGTTGAAGATTCATGTAAAAATGCAGGTTCAGGAGTAAAAACATCAACAAAGCCGTTGCTTGCTAAGGTTTGTGGGGCATTCGCCGATGGGACAGCCAATGGTGAAGAGAGGGTAAATTTGTGTGGCAACGTGTCAGACTCTGGTGGTGGTTCTGCAGACCATGCGAAGTTGGAGGGTGAAATATCTGTTGATCAAGTAGAgaagaaaatggtaaaaaagaAGCATAAAAAAACGAGCAATAAAAAGCCTCCTAGGCCTCCACGAGGTCCATCATTGGATGCTGCTGACCAGAAGCTGATCAAGGAGATTTCTGAACTAGCCATGTTGAAGCGTGCAAGGATTGAGAGGATGAAGgccttgaagaaattaaaagctaCGAAGCCATCATCCAATAACAATCTATTTGCCATGGTGTTCACCATTCTATTCTGCCTTGTGATTCTCTTTCAAG GAATGTCATCCAGAGCTACATCTGCAAGCTCAATGGGATCTCCTGTGTCATCAGAGACAGCTGGTGATGGTTTAATTTCAGTTCAATACTTTGGGAATCCATCTGCAAGCGAGTCTAATGGACCTGGGTCTGGATATCCGAA CTTCATAGAAACAATTGCTGGTTCAGATCCTCCCAAAAATCCAAGAACTGTGAGATGA